The following is a genomic window from Niabella soli DSM 19437.
TTCTTTTTGAGTGGGGTAAGAGATTAAAACTGCTCTATGAGGCCCCTGATAAACAAAAATGCTGCCGATTGCTACTGCTGACGCCCCTGCGTTAGCGGCAAGCTTAATATCTGAAAGCCTGGATGCTCCGCCGCAAATTGTTACTGGGACTCCAACATTTTTAGTGATCATCTCTGTAAGTTTGACATCAAATCCCTGGTAGGTTCCCTCCCGGTCTACATTATTAATAAATATTTCCCCGCAGCCCAGGCTTTCAAGCCTTTTTGCATATTCGACAGGCTGCAAATCTAAAGATTTCTTTTTTACATGATCATATACCGTGTAGTTGCCCCAGAGGTTCTTTTTAACATCCATAGCAGCAACAATAGTGGATTGGGCAAACCGGTCTGCGGCCTCGGTGATAAATTCGGGGTGATACAGCGCATGTTGATTAACAACAATTTTTTCGACGCCGATTTTTAAAATCTGTTCGATTTGCTGGAGTGAACTAATGCCGCCGCCATAGGTAAGAGGCATAAAGCACTCTGAAGCAAGGTCGTGTATAATTTCGAGACGTGGCTGCGTCTTGTGGGCAGAGCTTTGAATGTCTATAAAAATCAGCTCGTCTACTTCTTTATCGTTAAAAATTTTAACAGCATTGATCGGATCTCCAAGATACTTACTATTCTTAAATTTCTCCGTTTTAACTAGCCCTCCGTTTTCAAGCAACAAGCAGGGGATTACTCTTATTTTCAGCATGTGTGTTAGAGTGATGCAAAGTTGTTTAATAATTTAAGGCCAAATTTGTGGCTTTTTTCGGGGTGGAATTGAACTCCCATTACATTTCCTGCTTGAAAAGCCGCACAAAAATCCTGTCCGTAGTGGCAGGAATAGATAGTGTTGGAAGAGTCTTCCGGCAAAACAAAATAGGAATGGACAAAGTAGAATTTGATCTCATCGAGTTTATCCAGCTCCTGTTGCAGGGGAGAGGGGGATTGGATGCGTACCAGATTCCATCCCATGTGAGGGACCTTCAACGTAGTGTCGGCAAAATTGAATTTCTTCGTCCGGGCGTTTATCCATCCAAGGCCCTTTCCGGTGCCTTCCTCACTTTGCAGAGTCATTAGCTGCATGCCGAGACAAATGCCGAGAATCGGAATTTTATCCTTAAGAACCTTCTTATGAAGGGGAGCAATCCACCCACCGTTTTGAAGTGAATTCATTCCCACATCAAACGCGCCCACTCCTGGAAGAATGAGCTTAGAGGCCTGGTCTATCTCAGCCGGGTCAGAAATGATTGCATTGTCGAATCCAAGCCTGTCTAACATGTTCTTTATTGAGCCCAGATTTCCTGTGTTATAATCAATAATGCCGATCATTTATGTATTATAATTTTTTTATATTAATTAGGTCACTTTTGTACATAAAAATATTTACAAAAATGCCTGCAATACAAACAAAGTAAAGAAAAATAGACGACAGAAGAGTTAATATTATAGCAACAAGAACAAAAGCTGCTGATATCAAAAATTTTCTAAAGTTTATTTTAAAATGGTAGCTGGCCAAACCGAGGTAAGTTCTACATCCGAAGAAAAATAAATATCCAATTGCCATTGCTGCCGCCGCCCCAACGGCACCGTTTTTTGGAATTAGAAACCATCCAGAGATCGAATTTGCACAAAGTGCAATAATTATGATGTATAAATGTTGGATTGTTTTTTTTTTGAAATTTATTCCCACCATGGTTACCTCTGAAATAGTATAGAACATTGGGATTAATAATAACATCGGAAATATTGGAATCACTCCACTATAGCTTTTGGGCAGTAAGATCAGCAATATTTTCTGGGACATTATAATAATCAGGATCAATAAGCTGAAGACACAGGTTAATACGTTAAATACTGTGCTGAAAGGTGCAGTATTTTCTGGATCCTGTTTATAACGTTCGAGAGAATAGGGGAACCAAAATGTTGTAAAACCTGTTTGAACGACGTTTAAACTATAAGCAATTTTTGATGCGGTGGCATAAAGCCCGATTTGTGTAAAATTGCTGAATATTCTTAGAAAGGTGCGGTCGACTCCCTGAAAAAGCCAATCCAAAAGGAATGTTGGAACGAAAGGAAGGCTGTACAATAATACAGTTTTCATAAGCGGCTTATTGATTTTCAGCCCTTTAAATACTCCTGCCCAAATTTGCCAATAGAGCAAGACAGCTACTATAGCGGCAATAATTTGGGATACGATCAAGCCGAAAATCAGTGCGATGAAACTTGCCTCGACAAATAAGGCATAGGCCACGGTGGCTGCAAAGTTTGCAACAGCCTGTAAAATTTGCACCGCGGAGTAGCGCATGGCCATTCCCTTCATTCTTAGGGCCACGTTTGAAAGCCTCAGCATTATTCCCCCCGCGAGCGCAAGTGTAATCAGGTGCACGACATGCTCGTTGGAAGAATTAAAAAGAAACTCGTTAATAGGCTTCTTAGCCAGTTCGATTACGATCGCACAGATGGCAAAGGTGGCAATAAGTGGGGGAAGGCAGGACTTTAGCAGTGTCTCTTTTGAGACCGTCTCGTTGTAAAATCGGGCAAAACCCTGGTCAATGGCTAAAAGGGCCACATTTAAGGTAAGGTTATAGGCGAGGATAAACATTGCTGATTTACCAAACTCTTCAGGGGCTACAAGCCAGGCTATGACCGGTGTAGAAACCAATGATAAAAGAGCCTGAACCCAAGTGCCTACTGAAAATTTTGCCAGTGTTTTGAGTAAATTCATGTCTGTTGGTATCCTTCCTTTAACAGTTTAAGCTCCGTAGCGATTACCACGTTGTGTCCCGCTTTGGATTGAATGGAATCGGCAGCTTGCCTGGATAATCTTGCAAAAAGCACAGGATCACTGGCCAACTGTTCAATTGCATTTGCAAGTTCTAAAGCATTTCTGGTAAGAAAACCACTTACGCCATGCTCACAAAATTCGGGGATGGCAGTATTATCTGAAGTGACAGGAACAAGGCCGCTTGACATAGCCTCACACATAGACACGCCCTGGGCATCCTGGCGTGTAGGACAAAGAAAGATGCCAAAGTCCTTGTGTACTGATGGAATTTGATGATTTTCTATAAAGTAATTATGTAATATAACATTGTCGTCGTTTTTAACAGAAGCCGTAATTTTATCGAAGAATTTACCTTTTCCATATAAATGAAAGGTCATTTTCTTAAATATCGGCCTTGAGCGGAGCAGGTTAATCGCTGCAACAGCCTTGTCATTTGCATATTTATGAGTCTCGAAGGAGCGGATAAGCAGCACCCGCAGGGCCTGTTCGGGTGTTTTTAAATGGTATTGAAACAGATTACTGTCAATAGGGTTGGGTATTATGCTGAAATGTTTTATCCTGGTAAGCGTGTCGGTCTCGGTGATACGCTTCATCCAATTAGAGACAAAAATAAACCGAATATTGCCGAACTTATTGGAAAAACGAATAATCCTTCTTACATAATACAATTGCACCCAATTTTTCAATGCGAAAATAGCAAACTTATGGGCTGTTTTCCATTTGAAGTAATATAGCCGCCGATACCATCCCAGCGCCTCCTCTCCATGAACCCAGATAAACACCGGAATTTTCAGGTGCTTAAGAAATGAATCGAAATACCAGCCGCTGACAAAATGAATGCCCATCAAATCCGGATTTTGCTCTGTAATGCATTTTACGAAAGAGGGTTTGTCCGAAAAATTCATTACATCTATCCCTTCATAATTATACTTTTTGCTTTTTTCTAATGGGCGGTACCCGATAACTACAACTTCAAAATCGTTTAGGTAATATTTCAACCTGGAGTGCACAAACACATCTCCGTAAAGATTTTCCTTGCTTGGATAATTATTGTTGAGTATTACAAGTCTTGGCTTTTTAAATGACATCGCTAAGAATATTGGTCTTTTGCTTTATAAACGCTGCTACCCGTTGAGAGGCTTTTCCGTCGCCATATGGATTTCTGAGCCTGCTCATGTGCTGATAATGGGCATCATCCTCAAGTAACTTTTTGCAATTAAAAAATATTTTTTCACGGTCGGTCCCAACTAAAATGACCGTGCCTGCATCCAGCGCTTCCGGTCTTTCTGTGGTATCCCTCATAACAAGGACTGGCTTCCCAAGGCTGGGTGCCTCCTCCTGAATTCCCCCACTGTCTGTTAGAATGATTTTTGATTGGTTCATTAGCCATATGAAACTGGGGTAGGACAGGGGCGAAACGAGGCTGATGTTTTCCTGAGCGGAAAGTCTTGCGTAAACGACATCCTTTACGTTTGGGTTCAGGTGGACTGGGTAAATGATCTGAACATCAGGTAAATTGCTGACATCGAGCAATGCCTCGCAAATATTTTGGAAGCCCTGTCCATGATTTTCCCGCCTGTGGCCAGTTACTAACACAATATTTTTCCCGGGAATTATTTTCTTCTTTAATTCTTCAATTTCCGGATTGCTGAACCCCTCATCGATTTTGGATACGCTTTCAAGAAGAGCATCTATTACAGTATTGCCGGTTACGCAAATATGCTCAGGGGCTATCCCTTCATTTAAGAGATTTTGTTGTGAGGTTGTTGTTGGTGCAAAATGAAAATTTCCGAGCATACCCGTGATACGCCTGTTCGCCTCTTCAGGAAATGGAGAATATATATTGTGTGTTCTTAAACCGGCTTCTATATGACAGATTGGAACACCTGAATAGAATGCCGCCAGGCTTGTTGCCATACTTGTAGTAGTGTCCCCGTGAACAAAAACGCTATCGGGCTTGAAGTCATCGAATACAGGCTTTATGAATTCGAGCAACCGCGCGGTGAGCTGATGCAGCGTTTGCCCGGATTGCATAATATTCAGATCGTAGTCAGGCGTTATTTTGAAAAAATCAAGCACTTGATCGAGCATTTCCCTGTGTTGCGCTGTAACACAAACTCGAACATCAAAAAAATTATCCGCTTTCATTTTCAACACAAGAGGTGCCATTTTTATTGCCTCGGGCCTCGTTCCAAATACAATGAGTGCTTTATACATTTTTTATTTTACTTTTTCTTAAAGACATAAAAATTCGCGAGAGATTCCTGTTCGCCCACTCCCGGATAGGGGTTTAAAATCTCTGAGATCAATTCCCAATCTAGCCGGTGGCTTGCAACCCAGTCCGTGAATTTTCTATGAATCACATGCGCTGCTTCCTTTTTGTCAAAATCCGTGGAATAAATAATAACGAATTTATCCGATAATGTAAACAGGTTTTTAAGATAGGTTTCAAATACTTCAAATTCAACCAAATGATATATTACATCGATTGAAAGAGCAAGGTCGAACTGCTCCGTTCTGATTAATTGTTCTACCACTTCCTCGCTATTAATCATGAACCGTTTGCTCTTGTCTTGAGAAAAAATCTTATTACACCTCGCTATTACACTTTCTGAAATGTCGAGCCCAATGTATGAGGGATAAAGAAGCTGTTTTAACTGATTCCCATCTCCGCAACCTAATTCAATAGCAGATTTGATTGAATACTCATTTATCGCATTATTAATAATTTCCGCCTTAAAGGTTGCTAAACGGCCGTATGAACCATCCCCAGAATTTCCCCCGCTTTTATACCTTTCCTCCCAGTAATGTTTAGAAGTATCAAAAGGAATGTCCTTCTTGCTAAATGCCCGAAACATTCGTTTAATTATTTTTATCATTTTAATAACTGTATTTTAGTTTTATTCCGTTTTTATTGACCCTTGATACCTCCGTTATAGATTCGTTCAATTATCTCCACTACTTTTAAACCCTCCAGTGCATTAGTAGTAATGGTTCCAAGGTTATGAACCACATCCACTACGTTTTCAATGATGTAATGATGATTGGCAGCGCTTCCTTTGTAGGCGCCATAATCATTGCCTGGATTTGTAGGCGCCAGCTCAGGCATGACATAATCTTTTATATGGCAATATTCGACCTCGTTCATGTATTGTCCACCAACTTTTAAAGAGCCGTTCTCTGCAATAAC
Proteins encoded in this region:
- the hisH gene encoding imidazole glycerol phosphate synthase subunit HisH, with translation MIGIIDYNTGNLGSIKNMLDRLGFDNAIISDPAEIDQASKLILPGVGAFDVGMNSLQNGGWIAPLHKKVLKDKIPILGICLGMQLMTLQSEEGTGKGLGWINARTKKFNFADTTLKVPHMGWNLVRIQSPSPLQQELDKLDEIKFYFVHSYFVLPEDSSNTIYSCHYGQDFCAAFQAGNVMGVQFHPEKSHKFGLKLLNNFASL
- a CDS encoding methyltransferase domain-containing protein, coding for MIKIIKRMFRAFSKKDIPFDTSKHYWEERYKSGGNSGDGSYGRLATFKAEIINNAINEYSIKSAIELGCGDGNQLKQLLYPSYIGLDISESVIARCNKIFSQDKSKRFMINSEEVVEQLIRTEQFDLALSIDVIYHLVEFEVFETYLKNLFTLSDKFVIIYSTDFDKKEAAHVIHRKFTDWVASHRLDWELISEILNPYPGVGEQESLANFYVFKKK
- a CDS encoding AglZ/HisF2 family acetamidino modification protein translates to MLKIRVIPCLLLENGGLVKTEKFKNSKYLGDPINAVKIFNDKEVDELIFIDIQSSAHKTQPRLEIIHDLASECFMPLTYGGGISSLQQIEQILKIGVEKIVVNQHALYHPEFITEAADRFAQSTIVAAMDVKKNLWGNYTVYDHVKKKSLDLQPVEYAKRLESLGCGEIFINNVDREGTYQGFDVKLTEMITKNVGVPVTICGGASRLSDIKLAANAGASAVAIGSIFVYQGPHRAVLISYPTQKELKEIL
- the wecB gene encoding non-hydrolyzing UDP-N-acetylglucosamine 2-epimerase, yielding MYKALIVFGTRPEAIKMAPLVLKMKADNFFDVRVCVTAQHREMLDQVLDFFKITPDYDLNIMQSGQTLHQLTARLLEFIKPVFDDFKPDSVFVHGDTTTSMATSLAAFYSGVPICHIEAGLRTHNIYSPFPEEANRRITGMLGNFHFAPTTTSQQNLLNEGIAPEHICVTGNTVIDALLESVSKIDEGFSNPEIEELKKKIIPGKNIVLVTGHRRENHGQGFQNICEALLDVSNLPDVQIIYPVHLNPNVKDVVYARLSAQENISLVSPLSYPSFIWLMNQSKIILTDSGGIQEEAPSLGKPVLVMRDTTERPEALDAGTVILVGTDREKIFFNCKKLLEDDAHYQHMSRLRNPYGDGKASQRVAAFIKQKTNILSDVI
- a CDS encoding glycosyltransferase family 4 protein; protein product: MSFKKPRLVILNNNYPSKENLYGDVFVHSRLKYYLNDFEVVVIGYRPLEKSKKYNYEGIDVMNFSDKPSFVKCITEQNPDLMGIHFVSGWYFDSFLKHLKIPVFIWVHGEEALGWYRRLYYFKWKTAHKFAIFALKNWVQLYYVRRIIRFSNKFGNIRFIFVSNWMKRITETDTLTRIKHFSIIPNPIDSNLFQYHLKTPEQALRVLLIRSFETHKYANDKAVAAINLLRSRPIFKKMTFHLYGKGKFFDKITASVKNDDNVILHNYFIENHQIPSVHKDFGIFLCPTRQDAQGVSMCEAMSSGLVPVTSDNTAIPEFCEHGVSGFLTRNALELANAIEQLASDPVLFARLSRQAADSIQSKAGHNVVIATELKLLKEGYQQT
- a CDS encoding lipopolysaccharide biosynthesis protein — its product is MNLLKTLAKFSVGTWVQALLSLVSTPVIAWLVAPEEFGKSAMFILAYNLTLNVALLAIDQGFARFYNETVSKETLLKSCLPPLIATFAICAIVIELAKKPINEFLFNSSNEHVVHLITLALAGGIMLRLSNVALRMKGMAMRYSAVQILQAVANFAATVAYALFVEASFIALIFGLIVSQIIAAIVAVLLYWQIWAGVFKGLKINKPLMKTVLLYSLPFVPTFLLDWLFQGVDRTFLRIFSNFTQIGLYATASKIAYSLNVVQTGFTTFWFPYSLERYKQDPENTAPFSTVFNVLTCVFSLLILIIIMSQKILLILLPKSYSGVIPIFPMLLLIPMFYTISEVTMVGINFKKKTIQHLYIIIIALCANSISGWFLIPKNGAVGAAAAMAIGYLFFFGCRTYLGLASYHFKINFRKFLISAAFVLVAIILTLLSSIFLYFVCIAGIFVNIFMYKSDLINIKKL